Proteins co-encoded in one Archangium lipolyticum genomic window:
- the pfp gene encoding diphosphate--fructose-6-phosphate 1-phosphotransferase produces MKKLAIVVAGGPAPGINSVIGAATIRASLSGVEVLGIQDGFKWLAEGDISHVVPLTIADTSRIHFRGGSYIGISRANPTRTPEHLQRTIDALERLDVGMLITIGGDGTATLAQIISEKTRGKIRVVHVPKTIDNDIDLPEDTSTFGFQTARHVGVEIVKNLMVDAKTTSRWYYVIAQGRKAGHLALAIGKSVGATNTLIPEEFRKGRVPFATVVDILAGSVIKRLAYGRPDGIALIAEGLADCIDPEDLAKYTELPRDHMGNIHVAQINLGEVLIKGVEERLERLGIKATLIPKYIGYEVRCADPIPFDMEYTRDLGHCAARYIIQGGTEAVVSMIDGRFRPISFQDMKDPATGRPRVRMVDIDSDRYLIARGFMLRLKREDFEKPEELARFAKVARLTPDAFRDQFFHLVKDESLVVPDVGPQLPANDGPGSKPAP; encoded by the coding sequence ATGAAGAAGCTCGCCATCGTCGTCGCCGGAGGACCGGCCCCGGGTATCAACAGCGTGATTGGAGCGGCCACCATCCGGGCCAGTCTCTCGGGGGTGGAGGTCCTTGGCATCCAGGATGGCTTCAAGTGGCTGGCCGAGGGGGACATCTCCCACGTCGTCCCCCTCACCATCGCGGACACCAGCCGCATCCACTTCCGGGGCGGCTCATACATCGGCATCTCCCGCGCCAACCCGACCCGCACCCCCGAGCACCTCCAGCGGACCATCGACGCGCTCGAGCGGCTCGACGTGGGCATGCTCATCACCATCGGGGGTGATGGCACCGCGACGCTCGCGCAGATCATCTCGGAGAAGACCCGCGGGAAGATCCGCGTGGTCCACGTCCCCAAGACGATCGACAACGACATCGACCTGCCCGAGGACACGAGCACCTTCGGTTTCCAGACCGCGCGTCACGTGGGCGTGGAGATCGTGAAGAACCTCATGGTCGACGCGAAGACCACCTCGCGCTGGTACTACGTCATCGCCCAGGGGCGGAAGGCGGGGCACCTGGCGCTGGCCATCGGCAAGTCGGTGGGGGCGACCAACACCCTCATCCCCGAGGAGTTCCGCAAGGGCCGGGTCCCGTTCGCCACCGTGGTGGACATCCTCGCGGGCTCGGTCATCAAGCGGCTGGCCTATGGCCGCCCGGATGGCATCGCCCTCATCGCCGAGGGCCTCGCCGACTGCATCGATCCCGAGGATCTGGCGAAGTACACGGAGCTGCCGCGCGACCACATGGGCAACATCCACGTGGCGCAGATCAACCTGGGGGAGGTGCTCATCAAGGGCGTGGAGGAGCGGCTCGAGCGCCTGGGCATCAAGGCCACCCTCATTCCCAAGTACATCGGGTACGAGGTGCGTTGCGCCGACCCCATCCCGTTCGACATGGAGTACACGCGCGACCTCGGTCACTGCGCGGCCCGGTACATCATCCAGGGCGGCACCGAGGCGGTGGTGTCGATGATCGACGGGCGGTTCCGTCCCATCTCGTTCCAGGACATGAAGGATCCGGCCACCGGGCGGCCCCGGGTGCGGATGGTGGACATCGACTCGGACCGTTACCTCATCGCTCGCGGGTTCATGCTCCGGCTCAAGCGGGAGGACTTCGAGAAGCCGGAGGAGCTGGCCCGGTTCGCCAAGGTCGCCCGCCTCACGCCGGATGCCTTCCGCGATCAGTTCTTCCATCTGGTGAAGGACGAGTCCCTGGTCGTGCCCGACGTGGGCCCCCAGCTTCCCGCCAACGACGGACCGGGGTCGAAGCCCGCTCCGTGA
- a CDS encoding ComF family protein encodes MLQALLELLYPPACIACAKVMPVRAAFCEACDLAVERLPPARCQTCAEPGSFPRDTCPRCRDLPPPFARTCAPFAHEGPVARAIHRFKYEDHPELAPALAELLASESRQFLSQAPGLLVALPLHDRRFRERKYDQAQLLAGELARATGRRAPVGLLSRARETQRQVGLSESDRARNVAGAFSASPSVAGQAVLLVDDVLTTGATARAAATALQAAGATRVEVLTLARAFSLA; translated from the coding sequence GTGCTTCAAGCGCTCCTCGAGCTGCTCTATCCACCCGCGTGCATCGCCTGCGCGAAGGTGATGCCCGTGCGCGCCGCCTTCTGTGAGGCATGTGACCTGGCCGTGGAGCGCCTCCCGCCCGCGCGCTGCCAGACCTGCGCCGAGCCCGGCTCCTTCCCCCGCGACACCTGCCCCCGCTGCCGCGACCTGCCGCCCCCCTTCGCCCGCACCTGCGCCCCCTTCGCCCACGAGGGCCCCGTCGCCCGCGCCATCCACCGCTTCAAGTACGAGGACCACCCGGAGCTCGCCCCCGCCCTCGCGGAGCTGCTCGCCTCCGAGTCCCGCCAGTTCCTCTCCCAGGCGCCCGGCCTGCTCGTCGCCCTCCCCCTCCATGACCGGCGCTTCCGCGAGCGCAAGTACGATCAGGCCCAGCTCCTGGCGGGTGAGCTGGCCCGCGCCACCGGCCGCCGGGCCCCCGTGGGGCTCCTCTCCCGGGCCCGGGAGACGCAGCGCCAGGTGGGCCTCTCCGAGTCCGACCGGGCCCGCAACGTGGCCGGTGCCTTCTCCGCCTCCCCCTCGGTCGCCGGCCAGGCCGTCCTCCTGGTGGACGACGTCCTCACCACCGGGGCCACCGCCCGCGCCGCCGCCACCGCCCTTCAAGCGGCGGGTGCCACCCGTGTCGAGGTCCTGACACTCGCCCGTGCCTTCTCGCTCGCTTGA
- a CDS encoding DUF3857 domain-containing protein, with protein MSRTPRLAALSRTPWLVALLVLACPLLTRAATTETSATAAREQAEEALKLASSPRGAAQLIRLHAYKEDLEDLTPLVKTYGEVISRRDSDAGARATAHLLLMDLERARGRLQRATELRDALGFIGEYYVVGGFDNEGKSGCDTDFGPEAAALDLTASYAGAKGREVSWRRLSVTPTDGYVDLGTALRPNREAVAYALTWLEAPAETRVALGVGTSGAFRLWVNGEKVAASDSYNAPRPDQSRVSVRLRKGHNRVLLKVCQDTGPLGFFLRRDPPARIRATLPSPLPALTKGPSAAPQVLPTVTSAMKDAVAKAPQDAQLRGEYATVLDFFRAFDEREHTSTVEADRAASAAPQDVRLQLLAASAHRDDLNLRRRFLEAAFRADPTSVLARVALAEHELERGHPERAIELLKPVVELAPDSAAARLTLARAHEVLGESARAHMMVEEALQRLPRIPRVVRSAASSARMLDRPQDAVARLRVALALRHDDRSSRAMLALLLADMGQVEAAAREYTQMLALDPFDNSTRLKLAELRAANGQPDAATAWFAEARALSPDEPEVYEREGRALLTAGRHEEALAAFERSLALRPQNPALKEAVRTLKGESASAGTQYLTDFKDLLKEAEGYTNEDAVFLVDTTYVRVQKSGLSGRLQQFAVKVLNARGVDAFRSYPITYSPDRQEVRILRARITKPDGSVVDSYGESDRNMNEPWTGMYYDSRAKVLSFPALAPGDVLELQYRLDDTAQENLLSDYWGDVESIQSTYPKVRYQFLVDMPKERPLYWNEKKLPGVTHAREDVDSGRVLYRWGAKHVAKVVPEPGMPGWAEVAASLHISTYRTWDEVGRYWWGLVRDQLTPNDELRRTTDTVLQGVDRKDQQAVVRAIYNFVVTNTRYVALEFGIHGFKPYRVDRVLSRRFGDCKDKASLIHAMLKVAGVDSRLVLLRMRNLGAIDGEPASLAAFNHAIVYVPRYDLYLDGTAEFHGARELPSADRLANVLVVEPGGKATFLTTPEARPEDNATRLTMNLALRPDGSAEVSGASTVGGQMAPDYRRAYRSVASRKSTFERAWAQSFPGLTVQDVKLNDTTRLDDDVQVDFKMAIPRFAEAAPGHLRFLPFGTGRAYTQSYASLAERRFDLMMSGPWVNHFAFRYTLPQGYSVAELPPNQQEETPFGRVRLTYRQEGNQLICEGEVALTAARVKADDYAAFRSFLNRVDQGFARKVTLRGPASPTAER; from the coding sequence ATGTCCCGTACCCCACGGCTCGCCGCGCTCTCGCGCACCCCCTGGCTCGTCGCCCTGCTCGTGCTCGCCTGCCCGCTGCTGACCCGGGCCGCCACCACCGAGACCAGCGCCACCGCCGCCCGGGAACAGGCCGAGGAGGCCCTGAAGCTCGCCTCCTCACCCCGCGGGGCGGCCCAGCTCATCCGGCTGCACGCCTACAAGGAGGACCTCGAGGACCTCACCCCCCTGGTGAAGACCTATGGCGAGGTCATCTCCCGGCGCGACAGCGACGCGGGCGCCCGCGCCACCGCGCACCTGCTGCTGATGGACCTGGAGCGCGCCCGCGGCCGGCTGCAGCGCGCCACCGAGTTGCGGGACGCCCTGGGCTTCATCGGCGAGTACTACGTCGTCGGCGGCTTCGACAACGAGGGCAAGTCCGGCTGTGACACGGACTTCGGCCCCGAGGCGGCCGCGTTGGACCTCACCGCCAGCTACGCGGGCGCCAAGGGCCGCGAGGTGTCCTGGCGCCGGCTCTCCGTCACCCCCACCGACGGCTACGTCGACCTGGGCACCGCGCTGCGCCCCAACCGCGAGGCCGTGGCCTACGCCCTCACCTGGCTGGAGGCCCCGGCCGAGACGCGCGTGGCGCTCGGCGTGGGCACCTCCGGCGCCTTCCGCCTCTGGGTGAATGGCGAGAAGGTGGCCGCCAGCGACAGCTACAACGCGCCCCGGCCCGACCAGTCGCGCGTCTCCGTGCGCCTGCGCAAGGGCCACAACCGCGTCCTCCTCAAGGTGTGCCAGGACACGGGCCCGCTCGGCTTCTTCCTGCGCCGCGACCCTCCCGCCCGCATCCGCGCCACCCTGCCCTCCCCCCTCCCCGCCCTCACCAAGGGCCCCTCCGCCGCGCCCCAGGTGCTGCCCACCGTCACCTCCGCCATGAAGGACGCGGTGGCCAAAGCACCCCAGGACGCGCAGCTGCGCGGTGAGTACGCCACCGTGCTCGACTTCTTCCGCGCCTTCGACGAGCGCGAGCACACCTCCACCGTCGAGGCCGACCGCGCCGCCTCCGCCGCCCCCCAGGACGTGCGGCTGCAACTGCTGGCCGCCAGCGCCCACCGCGACGACCTCAACCTGCGCCGCCGCTTCCTCGAGGCCGCCTTCCGCGCCGACCCCACCTCCGTCCTGGCCCGCGTGGCCCTCGCCGAGCACGAGCTGGAGCGCGGCCACCCCGAGCGCGCCATCGAGCTGCTCAAGCCCGTGGTGGAGCTCGCCCCCGACTCCGCCGCCGCCCGCCTCACGCTGGCTCGCGCCCACGAGGTGCTCGGCGAGTCCGCCCGCGCGCACATGATGGTGGAGGAGGCCCTCCAGCGCCTGCCGCGCATCCCCCGCGTGGTGCGCTCCGCCGCCAGCTCCGCCCGCATGCTGGACCGCCCGCAGGACGCGGTGGCCCGCCTGCGCGTGGCGCTCGCGCTGCGCCATGACGACCGCTCCAGCCGCGCAATGCTCGCCCTGCTCCTGGCGGACATGGGCCAGGTGGAGGCCGCCGCGCGCGAGTACACCCAGATGCTCGCGTTGGACCCCTTCGACAACTCCACCCGCCTCAAGCTCGCCGAGCTGCGCGCCGCCAATGGCCAGCCCGACGCGGCCACCGCCTGGTTCGCCGAGGCCCGCGCCCTCTCCCCGGACGAGCCCGAGGTGTACGAGCGCGAGGGCCGCGCCCTGCTCACCGCCGGCCGCCACGAGGAGGCCCTGGCCGCCTTCGAGCGCTCGCTGGCGCTGCGCCCGCAGAACCCCGCCCTCAAGGAAGCCGTGCGCACCCTCAAGGGTGAGTCCGCCAGCGCCGGCACCCAGTACCTCACGGACTTCAAGGACCTCCTGAAGGAGGCCGAGGGCTACACCAACGAGGACGCCGTCTTCCTCGTGGACACCACCTACGTGCGCGTGCAGAAGAGCGGCCTGTCCGGCCGGCTTCAGCAGTTCGCCGTGAAGGTGCTCAACGCCCGCGGCGTGGACGCCTTCCGCTCCTATCCCATCACCTACTCGCCAGACCGCCAGGAGGTGCGCATCCTCCGCGCCCGCATCACCAAGCCGGATGGCTCCGTGGTGGACAGCTACGGCGAGAGCGACCGCAACATGAACGAGCCCTGGACGGGCATGTATTACGACTCCCGCGCCAAGGTGCTCTCCTTCCCCGCGCTCGCCCCCGGGGACGTGCTGGAGCTCCAGTACCGCCTGGACGACACCGCCCAGGAGAACCTCCTGTCCGACTACTGGGGTGATGTGGAGAGCATCCAGAGCACCTACCCGAAGGTGCGCTACCAGTTCCTCGTGGACATGCCCAAGGAGCGGCCCCTCTATTGGAACGAGAAGAAGCTGCCCGGGGTGACGCACGCCCGCGAGGACGTGGACTCCGGCCGCGTCCTCTACCGCTGGGGCGCGAAGCACGTGGCCAAGGTGGTGCCGGAGCCCGGCATGCCCGGCTGGGCCGAGGTCGCCGCCAGCCTCCACATCTCCACCTATCGCACCTGGGACGAGGTGGGCCGCTACTGGTGGGGCCTCGTGCGCGACCAGCTCACCCCCAACGACGAGCTGCGCCGCACCACGGACACCGTCCTCCAGGGCGTGGACCGCAAGGACCAGCAAGCGGTGGTGCGCGCCATCTACAACTTCGTGGTGACGAACACGCGCTACGTGGCGCTCGAGTTCGGCATCCACGGCTTCAAGCCCTACCGGGTGGACCGGGTGCTGTCGCGCCGCTTCGGTGACTGCAAGGACAAGGCGAGCCTCATCCACGCCATGCTGAAGGTGGCCGGCGTGGACAGCCGCCTGGTGCTGCTGCGCATGCGCAACCTGGGCGCCATCGACGGGGAGCCCGCCAGCCTCGCGGCCTTCAACCACGCCATCGTCTACGTGCCCAGGTATGACCTGTACCTGGACGGCACCGCCGAGTTCCACGGCGCACGCGAGCTGCCCAGCGCGGACCGCCTGGCCAACGTGCTGGTGGTGGAGCCGGGCGGCAAGGCCACCTTCCTCACCACCCCCGAGGCCCGCCCCGAGGACAACGCCACCCGCCTCACCATGAACCTGGCCCTCAGGCCGGACGGCAGCGCCGAGGTGTCTGGCGCCTCCACCGTGGGCGGGCAGATGGCGCCCGACTACCGCCGCGCCTACCGCTCCGTGGCCTCGCGCAAGTCCACCTTCGAGCGCGCCTGGGCCCAGAGCTTCCCCGGCCTCACCGTCCAGGACGTGAAGCTCAACGACACCACGCGCCTGGATGACGACGTGCAGGTGGACTTCAAGATGGCCATCCCCCGCTTCGCCGAGGCCGCCCCCGGCCACCTGCGCTTCCTCCCCTTCGGCACCGGCCGCGCCTACACCCAGTCCTATGCCTCACTCGCCGAGCGCCGCTTCGACCTGATGATGAGCGGCCCCTGGGTGAACCACTTCGCCTTCCGCTACACGCTGCCCCAGGGCTACTCCGTGGCCGAGCTGCCGCCCAACCAGCAGGAGGAGACCCCCTTCGGCCGGGTGCGCCTCACCTACAGGCAGGAGGGCAACCAGCTCATCTGCGAGGGCGAGGTGGCCCTCACCGCCGCCCGCGTGAAGGCGGACGACTACGCGGCCTTCCGCTCCTTCCTCAACCGGGTTGACCAGGGGTTCGCCCGCAAGGTCACCCTCCGGGGCCCCGCTTCGCCCACCGCTGAACGTTGA
- a CDS encoding sensor histidine kinase — protein sequence MMKMQSRVVPFAVPERHGEHATQGEREMRRYNALLEETVRQRTAELERTNARLEESLKQLQIAQAQLLFAERLATIGQLAAGLGHEINNPLSFILCNLDYVQQQLVRTSGVPTQEESQEMLEALADARDGAERVRLIVKDLKVLSHPNDMELGPVDVVTTLRGAAKVAAYEMRDRARLVEDLDAVPAVNAHRARLSQVFLNLLINAAHAIPPGQAKQNEIRLSARMDGPTRVLVEVSDTGCGISQENLERIFSPFFTTKPVGVGTGLGLSVCHGIVTALGGDISVESELGRGSTFRVSLPVYEEEAPSAQAGSSRAA from the coding sequence ATGATGAAGATGCAATCCAGGGTGGTTCCTTTCGCGGTGCCCGAGCGCCACGGCGAACACGCGACGCAGGGAGAGCGGGAGATGCGCCGCTACAACGCCCTGCTCGAGGAGACCGTCCGTCAGCGCACGGCCGAGCTGGAGCGGACCAACGCCCGGCTCGAGGAGAGCCTGAAGCAACTCCAGATCGCCCAGGCCCAGCTCCTCTTCGCCGAGCGGCTGGCGACCATCGGCCAGCTCGCGGCGGGCCTGGGCCACGAGATCAACAACCCGCTCTCGTTCATCCTCTGCAACCTCGACTACGTGCAGCAGCAACTGGTCCGGACCTCGGGCGTGCCCACGCAGGAGGAGAGCCAGGAGATGCTGGAGGCGCTCGCCGACGCGCGTGACGGAGCCGAGCGCGTCCGCCTCATCGTGAAGGACCTCAAGGTGCTCTCCCACCCCAACGACATGGAGCTCGGCCCGGTGGACGTGGTGACCACCCTGCGCGGCGCGGCGAAGGTGGCGGCGTACGAGATGCGCGACCGGGCCCGGCTGGTGGAGGACCTGGACGCCGTCCCGGCGGTGAACGCGCACAGGGCACGGCTGAGCCAGGTGTTCCTCAACCTCCTCATCAACGCGGCCCACGCCATTCCGCCGGGGCAGGCGAAGCAGAACGAGATCCGCCTCTCCGCCCGGATGGACGGCCCCACGCGCGTCCTCGTGGAGGTGAGCGACACGGGGTGCGGCATCTCCCAGGAGAACCTGGAGCGCATCTTCAGCCCGTTCTTCACCACCAAGCCCGTCGGCGTGGGGACGGGACTCGGGCTGTCGGTGTGCCACGGCATCGTCACCGCGCTGGGCGGCGACATCTCCGTGGAGAGCGAGCTGGGCCGGGGCTCCACCTTCCGCGTGAGCCTCCCCGTGTACGAAGAGGAAGCCCCCAGCGCCCAGGCCGGCTCATCCCGCGCCGCCTGA
- a CDS encoding sensor histidine kinase, with protein MTMRSKVWLFAMVSIGLVFAMGVVSFNGTRRGVRSRQYLSLNQDQIDIYGRMHVSTQPFLEALRHAQRDGVNITRILREQDARMDENFARLEALERLELQVSPVEDKRAREEQYHEQLVWLHDAQHRWVRRAEELARAVEAGTPISPEAWWDLLQDFERELGQPLTAAIQKERAQMELLRRDWDERALITRQLSSLIPALALVLVLGLAFAIIEPMQRSLRELLTGAERIGHGNFDHELPAKGGDELATLARAFNRMAVELRDLLREKQQLVRAEAEASEREFRRYNALLEETVRARTTELQDSLRRLQETQEQLLFADRLATVGRLAAGVGHEINNPLAFILGNLRYVQDELQRMERLPSDDERRELISAIGEACEGAERVRLIAQDLKVLSRPDNAVHGPVDLGTVVRSAGKMAAHEIRHRARLVEDCEGVPPVRGNGARLSQVLLNLLINAAHAIEPGRVEQNEIRVTARQSAPGRVLLEVSDTGCGIPAENLGRIFEPFFTTKPVGVGTGLGLSVCHGIITSFGGDITVESEVGRGTTFRISLPVAEGAMEHQPTSSVESN; from the coding sequence ATGACGATGCGCTCGAAGGTGTGGCTGTTCGCGATGGTGTCCATCGGCCTCGTCTTCGCAATGGGAGTGGTGAGCTTCAATGGGACCCGGCGGGGCGTGCGCTCCCGCCAGTACCTGAGCCTCAACCAGGATCAGATCGACATCTACGGCCGGATGCACGTGAGCACCCAGCCCTTCCTGGAGGCCCTGAGACACGCGCAGCGCGACGGGGTGAACATCACGCGCATCCTGCGCGAGCAGGACGCGCGCATGGACGAGAACTTCGCGCGGCTCGAGGCACTCGAGCGCCTGGAGCTGCAAGTCTCCCCGGTGGAGGACAAGCGGGCCCGGGAGGAGCAGTACCACGAGCAGCTCGTCTGGCTCCATGATGCCCAGCATCGCTGGGTGAGGCGGGCGGAGGAGCTCGCGCGCGCGGTGGAGGCGGGGACACCCATCTCGCCCGAGGCGTGGTGGGACCTGCTCCAGGACTTCGAGCGGGAGCTGGGACAGCCCCTCACGGCCGCCATCCAGAAGGAGCGTGCCCAGATGGAGTTGCTCCGGCGGGACTGGGACGAGCGCGCGTTGATCACCCGCCAGTTGTCGAGCCTCATCCCCGCGCTGGCGCTGGTGCTGGTGCTCGGGCTCGCCTTCGCCATCATCGAACCGATGCAGCGCTCCCTGCGCGAGCTGCTCACGGGCGCGGAGCGCATCGGGCACGGGAACTTCGACCACGAGCTGCCCGCGAAGGGCGGCGACGAGCTCGCCACGCTGGCGCGGGCCTTCAACCGGATGGCCGTCGAGCTGCGCGACCTGCTGCGCGAGAAGCAACAACTGGTGCGGGCCGAGGCCGAGGCCTCCGAGCGCGAGTTCCGCCGCTACAACGCCCTGCTGGAGGAGACGGTGCGCGCGCGCACCACGGAGCTACAGGACAGCCTGCGGCGTCTCCAGGAGACGCAAGAGCAGCTCCTCTTCGCGGACCGGCTCGCCACCGTGGGCCGGCTCGCGGCGGGCGTGGGCCATGAAATCAACAACCCGCTGGCCTTCATCCTCGGCAACCTGCGCTACGTCCAGGACGAGCTCCAGCGGATGGAGCGCCTGCCCTCGGACGACGAGCGGCGGGAGCTGATCTCGGCCATCGGCGAGGCGTGCGAGGGCGCCGAGCGGGTGCGGCTCATCGCGCAGGATCTCAAGGTGCTCTCCCGCCCGGACAACGCCGTCCACGGTCCGGTGGACCTGGGCACGGTGGTGCGCAGTGCGGGGAAGATGGCCGCCCATGAGATCCGCCACCGCGCGCGCCTCGTCGAGGACTGCGAGGGCGTGCCGCCGGTGCGCGGCAACGGGGCGCGCCTGAGCCAGGTGCTCCTCAACCTGCTCATCAACGCGGCGCACGCCATCGAGCCGGGCCGGGTGGAGCAGAACGAGATCCGCGTGACGGCGAGGCAGAGCGCCCCCGGCCGCGTCCTGTTGGAGGTGAGCGACACCGGGTGCGGCATCCCCGCGGAGAACCTGGGGCGCATCTTCGAGCCGTTCTTCACCACCAAGCCGGTCGGCGTGGGCACGGGGTTGGGGCTGTCGGTGTGCCACGGCATCATCACGTCATTCGGCGGGGACATCACCGTGGAGAGCGAGGTGGGCCGGGGCACCACCTTCCGCATCTCCCTGCCAGTCGCCGAGGGCGCCATGGAGCATCAGCCCACCAGCAGCGTGGAGAGCAACTGA
- a CDS encoding bifunctional alpha,alpha-trehalose-phosphate synthase (UDP-forming)/trehalose-phosphatase, which translates to MSRLLLVSNRLPVTVKADRDGVSVVRSAGGLATGLRGPHERSGGVWIGWPGDVSRLTAEQRAAVDARLADLRCVPLHLSASEVSRFYEGYSNRVLWPLCHYLIDRVPNQDRDWDVYRRVNERFADLVARHYQPGDTIWVHDYQLMLVPAFLRARLPQARIGFFHHIPFPSSEIFRTLPHRAELVRGLLGADLIGFHTLTYVRHFASTLMRLLGLETVVDRVSYEGREVRLGAFPMGIDAQSFENLANDPGVLEDVRQHREKSAGQRLVLGVDRLDYTKGIPRRLLAVQRLLEREPAWRNRLRFVQVAVPSRTAVSDYATYREKVDELVGRINGLYGGVHNVPVHYLYRSFNEKQLAALYRAADVMLVTPIRDGMNLVAKEFCAARPDEDGVLVLSEFAGAADEMADALLVNPFDVDGMADALEAALEMPEEERRSRMRTLRARVKEYDVHWWVRSFLDTLEAVPLPPPRAQPEGAEAALARMREARNLLLLIDYDGTLVPFAPKPELATPDAELLDLLRRLATRAGTRVHIVSGRPRETLETWFGELPVGLHSEHGLWSRAAPGQPWTALEGVNTDWKSLVRPVLESFVARVPGAFVEEKSASLAWHYRQVDRVFGARQARELRLHLGEVFAHGPLEVLPGDMVVEVRARGVNKGRVVGPVTDGMAPGSLVVAIGDDRTDEDLFAALPVGGIAIHAGGKDTRAGYRVKGSAEVRQLLSTLLVG; encoded by the coding sequence ATGTCCAGACTCCTGCTCGTTTCCAATCGGCTCCCCGTCACCGTCAAGGCGGACAGGGATGGTGTCTCCGTGGTTCGCAGCGCCGGAGGGCTCGCCACGGGCCTGCGCGGCCCGCATGAGCGCTCGGGGGGCGTCTGGATTGGCTGGCCCGGGGATGTGTCGCGGCTCACCGCGGAGCAGCGCGCGGCCGTGGACGCCAGGCTCGCCGATCTGCGCTGCGTGCCCCTCCACCTGAGCGCCAGCGAGGTCAGCCGCTTCTACGAGGGCTACTCCAACCGCGTCCTCTGGCCGCTGTGCCACTACCTCATCGACCGGGTTCCCAATCAGGATCGTGACTGGGACGTCTACCGCCGGGTGAACGAGCGCTTCGCCGACCTGGTGGCACGTCACTACCAGCCGGGGGACACCATCTGGGTGCACGACTACCAGCTCATGCTGGTGCCGGCCTTCCTGAGGGCGCGGCTGCCCCAGGCGCGCATCGGCTTCTTCCACCACATTCCCTTCCCCTCGAGTGAGATCTTCCGCACCCTCCCGCATCGCGCCGAGCTGGTGCGCGGCCTGTTGGGCGCGGACCTCATCGGCTTCCACACGCTCACCTACGTGCGCCACTTCGCCAGCACCCTCATGCGGCTGCTGGGCCTGGAGACGGTGGTGGACCGGGTGTCCTACGAGGGGCGCGAGGTGCGGCTGGGCGCCTTCCCCATGGGCATCGACGCGCAGTCCTTCGAGAACCTCGCCAATGACCCGGGGGTGCTCGAGGACGTGCGCCAGCACCGGGAGAAGAGCGCGGGCCAGCGGCTGGTGCTGGGCGTGGACCGGCTGGACTACACCAAGGGGATTCCCCGGAGGCTGCTGGCGGTGCAGCGTCTGCTGGAGCGCGAGCCCGCGTGGCGCAACCGGCTGCGCTTCGTCCAGGTGGCGGTGCCCAGCCGCACGGCGGTGTCGGACTACGCCACCTACCGCGAGAAGGTGGACGAGCTGGTGGGGCGCATCAACGGCCTCTATGGCGGTGTCCACAACGTGCCCGTGCACTACCTCTACCGCTCCTTCAACGAGAAGCAGCTCGCGGCCCTCTACCGCGCCGCGGACGTGATGCTCGTCACCCCCATCCGTGACGGGATGAACCTGGTGGCCAAGGAGTTCTGCGCCGCGCGTCCGGACGAGGACGGCGTGCTGGTCCTCAGTGAGTTCGCCGGCGCCGCGGACGAGATGGCGGACGCCTTGCTGGTGAACCCCTTCGACGTGGACGGCATGGCGGACGCGCTGGAGGCCGCGCTGGAGATGCCGGAGGAGGAGCGGCGCTCGCGCATGCGGACTCTGCGGGCCCGGGTGAAGGAGTACGACGTGCACTGGTGGGTGCGCTCCTTCCTGGACACGCTCGAGGCCGTGCCCCTTCCTCCTCCACGCGCCCAGCCGGAGGGAGCGGAGGCGGCGCTCGCCCGGATGCGCGAGGCCCGCAACCTGCTGCTCCTCATCGACTACGACGGCACGCTCGTGCCCTTCGCTCCCAAGCCGGAGCTGGCCACGCCGGACGCGGAGCTGTTGGACCTGTTGCGGCGGCTCGCCACCCGCGCTGGCACCCGGGTGCACATCGTCAGTGGACGGCCCCGGGAGACGCTGGAGACGTGGTTCGGCGAGCTGCCGGTGGGCCTGCACTCGGAGCACGGCCTGTGGTCCCGCGCCGCGCCCGGCCAGCCCTGGACGGCCCTGGAGGGAGTGAACACCGATTGGAAGAGCCTGGTGCGTCCGGTGCTCGAGTCCTTCGTCGCGCGCGTGCCCGGCGCCTTCGTGGAGGAGAAGTCGGCGTCGCTCGCCTGGCACTACCGGCAGGTGGACCGGGTGTTCGGCGCCCGGCAGGCGCGGGAGCTGCGCCTGCACCTCGGCGAGGTGTTCGCCCATGGTCCGCTGGAGGTGCTGCCCGGCGACATGGTGGTGGAGGTCCGTGCGCGTGGGGTGAACAAGGGCCGCGTGGTGGGGCCGGTCACCGACGGCATGGCCCCCGGCTCGCTGGTGGTGGCCATCGGCGATGACCGCACGGACGAGGACCTCTTCGCCGCGCTGCCGGTGGGGGGGATCGCCATCCATGCCGGTGGCAAGGACACGCGTGCCGGCTACCGGGTGAAGGGATCGGCCGAGGTGCGTCAGTTGCTCTCCACGCTGCTGGTGGGCTGA